From the Syntrophorhabdus sp. genome, the window AGGGGGATCGTGCCCTTGAGGATGTCCCTCTGGACGTCCATGAGGATCTTCTTGTCCTCTTCGCTGAACTTCCTGCCCTTTTCCCTGAGGTACCGGAGACCTTCAAAGGCCGCGAAGAAACTCGGGTCCGTCCAGGCGAGAAAGAAGAGCACCTGCAGGTCCCGAAGCTCATCATCGCTGAAATACCCGGTGACCTTCGACAGGCCGTCCCTGGGACAGTAGAAACCGCGCTTGGCGAGGAGCTCGTAGTAGCGCGGGAAGGGCCGGATCATGTTCTCCCAGTTGGCATTGAAGAAATTGC encodes:
- a CDS encoding glycoside hydrolase yields the protein MDGICISFLWHMHQPYYKNTFTGEYLLPWTLLHGTKDYYDMGAMLKDFPGMKQNFNFVPSLLEQLVDYEDLDVKDTYLDVFRKDPPDLTEEDRVFLLGNFFNANWENMIRPFPRYYELLAKRGFYCPRDGLSKVTGYFSDDELRDLQVLFFLAWTDPSFFAAFEGLRYLREKGRKFSEEDKKILMDVQRDILKGTIPL